A window of Solanum stenotomum isolate F172 chromosome 3, ASM1918654v1, whole genome shotgun sequence contains these coding sequences:
- the LOC125857812 gene encoding subtilisin-like protease SBT1.7, which yields MELTTAKPRKMLRFVVLSLLFLLGLCHFSVGKTMKSNFIIHMAKSQMPEGFEDHTHWYDSSLRSVSASAEMLYVYNNAVHGFAARLTAEEAESLQNQPGILSVLPEMKYELHTTRTPLFLGLDVSADYFPESNAMGDVIVGVLDTGVWPESKSFDDSGFGPIPASWKGECESGTNFTSQNCNRKLIGARYFAKGYESTLGPIDVSKESKSPRDDDGHGTHTSTTAAGSVVQGASLLGYASGNARGMATHARVAVYKVCWVGGCFSSDILAGLDKAIDDNVNVLSLSLGGGNSDYYRDSVAIGAFAAMEKGILVSCSAGNAGPSPYSLSNVAPWITTVGAGTLDRDFPAYVSLGNGKNFSGVSLYKGDSSLSKMLPFVYAGNASNMTNGNLCMTGTLIPEEVKGKIVLCDRGINPRVQKGSVVKAAGGAGMVLANTAANGDELIADAHLIPATSVGQTTGEAIKKYLTSDPNPTATILFEGTKVGIKPSPVVAAFSSRGPNSITQEILKPDIIAPGVNILAGWTGAAGPTGLAEDDRRVEFNIISGTSMSCPHVSGLAALLKGAHPDWSPAAIRSALMTTAYTVYKKGGALQDVVTGKPSTPFDHGAGHVDPVAALNPGLVYDLKADDYLNFLCALNYTSIQINSVARRPFSCETSKKFSVADLNYPSFAVVFPEQMTASSGSGSSSIKHTRTLTNVGPAGTYKVNVISPSNSVKVMVEPETLAFTRMNEQKSYTVTFTAPSMPSTENVYARIEWSDGKHIVSSPVAISWT from the exons ATGGAACTGACTACTGCAAAACCCAGAAAAATGTTGAGATTTGTAGTGttatcacttctttttcttctggGTTTATGTCATTTTTCAGTAGGGAAGACGATGAAGAGTAATTTCATTATTCACATGGCGAAATCACAAATGCCAGAGGGTTTTGAAGATCATACTCATTGGTATGATTCGTCGTTGAGATCAGTTTCTGCTTCTGCTGAAATGTTGTATGTTTACAACAATGCTGTTCATGGTTTTGCTGCGAGGCTTACTGCTGAGGAAGCAGAGTCTTTACAGAATCAACCTGGGATTTTGTCGGTTTTGCCGGAGATGAAGTATGAACTTCATACGACAAGGACGCCTTTGTTTTTGGGGCTTGATGTCAGTGCTGATTATTTTCCGGAATCGAATGCCATGGGTGATGTGATTGTTGGTGTGCTTGATACTGGGGTTTGGCCTGAAAGTAAGAGTTTTGATGATAGTGGATTTGGACCCATTCCAGCTTCATGGAAAGGTGAATGTGAATCTGGAACTAATTTCACTTCCCAGAATTGTAATAGGAAGTTGATTGGTGCCAG GTACTTTGCTAAAGGTTATGAATCTACTTTGGGTCCGATTGATGTATCGAAAGAATCGAAATCTCCGAGGGATGATGATGGACATGGAACACATACTTCTACTACTGCAGCTGGTTCAGTTGTTCAGGGTGCTAGTCTCCTTGGGTATGCTTCTGGAAATGCTCGCGGAATGGCAACTCATGCTAGAGTTGCTGTCTATAAAGTTTGTTGGGTTGGTGGTTGTTTTAGCTCTGATATATTAGCAGGTTTGGATAAAGCCATTGATGATAATGTGAATGTGCTTTCTTTATCACTTGGTGGTGGCAATTCAGATTACTATAGAGACAGTGTCGCGATTGGTGCCTTTGCTGCTATGGAGAAAGGGATTTTAGTATCTTGCTCTGCAG GTAATGCTGGTCCTAGTCCTTACAGTTTGTCCAATGTAGCACCATGGATCACTACTGTGGGTGCAGGAACATTGGACCGTGATTTTCCTGCATATGTAAGTCTAGGCAATGGTAAGAATTTCTCCGGTGTTTCACTCTATAAAGGGGATTCATCACTAAGCAAAATGCTTCCCTTTGTGTATGCTGGTAATGCTAGTAATATGACAAATGGAAATCTTTGCATGACGGGTACCTTAATTCCTGAGGAAGTTAAAGGAAAAATTGTTCTATGTGACCGTGGGATAAATCCCAGGGTCCAAAAGGGTTCTGTGGTAAAAGCAGCTGGTGGAGCTGGTATGGTCTTGGCTAATACCGCTGCAAATGGGGATGAGCTAATTGCTGATGCTCATTTGATTCCAGCAACGTCGGTGGGACAGACAACAGGGGAAGCAATCAAGAAGTACTTAACCTCGGACCCTAATCCGACAGCCACTATTCTTTTCGAGGGAACTAAGGTGGGGATCAAACCATCACCAGTGGTTGCTGCATTTAGCTCCAGAGGGCCAAACTCGATCACACAGGAAATTCTGAAACCAGACATCATAGCACCAGGTGTCAACATTCTTGCAGGATGGACAGGTGCAGCTGGTCCGACAGGGTTGGCCGAGGACGACAGACGTGTTGAGTTTAATATTATTTCGGGTACGTCTATGTCGTGCCCTCACGTGAGTGGTTTGGCTGCTTTGCTTAAAGGAGCGCACCCTGATTGGAGCCCAGCAGCTATCCGCTCAGCTCTTATGACCACGGCGTATACAGTGTACAAGAAAGGAGGTGCTCTCCAAGATGTTGTGACAGGAAAGCCATCCACGCCATTTGATCATGGTGCAGGACATGTAGATCCTGTTGCAGCACTAAACCCCGGACTTGTTTACGACTTGAAGGCTGATGATTATCTGAATTTCCTCTGTGCATTGAACTACACATCAATCCAGATCAATAGTGTTGCCAGAAGACCCTTTAGTTGTGAAACAAGTAAAAAATTTAGTGTCGCTGATTTGAATTACCCTTCATTTGCTGTTGTATTTCCAGAACAAATGACTGCAAGCAGCGGAAGTGGTTCCAGTTCAATCAAACACACACGAACGCTTACTAATGTTGGACCAGCCGGAACATACAAAGTCAATGTTATTTCACCAAGCAACTCAGTGAAAGTCATGGTTGAGCCTGAAACATTGGCTTTTACTCGGATGAACGAGCAGAAATCATATACCGTGACTTTCACTGCTCCTTCAATGCCGTCAACTGAAAATGTTTATGCTCGAATTGAGTGGTCAGATGGAAAGCATATAGTGAGTAGTCCAGTGGCCATAAGCTGGACATGA